The Canis lupus dingo isolate Sandy chromosome 7, ASM325472v2, whole genome shotgun sequence DNA window cgcccccttccctctcccggcggggcgggggcggctcccCCGCCGCTGCGCTCCGCCCAGAGAGCGCCCAGACAGCCGGCGGCCCCCGCCCTTCCAGGCCCGCACTCAGGTTTACTCCCCAGGAGGCCACCGCTCACTCCCGAGAAAGTCGAAAGTCGCCAGCAAAGCGCCAGCGGGCCTGCCGCCAGGTCCCTGCCCCCCCTGCAGCTTCGGCGGCAGCCCCAGGGGACGGGCGGGGACCCTGACCCGCGGTTCCGGAGGGGCGCCGGCTGAGGCCCCTCCCTCTGGGCAAGGGCGCAAGAACTGGGGCCAGCCAGGGAGTGCTTTCCATTCTGGTTTTAATTGGGGCAGAGGGGgcgggaaggggagaggaagaagcctcCAGAGAAGGGTCGTAGGTCGTAGGTCGCAGGCCGCCTCCCCAGTCCCGAGGGCACCACCCAGCCTCCGGGGCAGCCCAGGGGACGGCAAGTGGCCAGACAGCAACGAGGAAGGTCCTTGTCGCTGGTAACTCCACTGTCCCCACCAGGCCCACTTCCATCCTTCAGAATCCGAGATGGGGGCATCCTTGACGCACTAGCAGTCCTCCAGTAGGTGGTAAGCACACAGACCTAAAATGGACTACATACTCACTTTTGTTGGAGGCCTCTAGTTTCTTCAGAggaatggggaggaagagagTTCAATTAAAGGGAGATGGGTGCCTGCACAGGTCAGTGCCTGGCCCAAGGCCCCAAGGACAGCAGGAAGGCCGGTCAGGTGGGGGGCAGCGAAGCCAGAGCCCCTCCTGTCCCAGACAAGGGGGTGTGCAGGGAGGACAAGAGTAAGTTCCAAGGCCACCTGAGTGCACCAGGAAGTGCAGATGGGCCAATTCTGGCATGttttattgtcatttaaaaacttttaaaatgcgATTATCtctgccaaaaaacaaaaccaaaacaaaaaagacagaacCAAGGAAGCAGGACCATCTGATAGTTCTgtggcctggggggtggggctccagcctccctctcccctcatccCGTGCCCAGGAAAGGGCAGTTGCACCACGTCGCTGAAGAAATGCCCATCTCACACTGGAAGATGGAGAGCAAATCAAGGCGAGATGGTGAACATGGGAAGGGGTGTCCACACTGTCTTCTCTCCCATCCTCTCTAACCAGCAGCTCCATCTGCCATTCCTCTTCtctttgggaggggcaggaggggcaggggctgaggaCCTGCACCAGCCCAGATCTCACACAGCCTCTACTAGCTTCAGTGGGACCTGAGTCGGTGGGAGCAGCAGTGTGATGGGGCTGGGGGGTCCCTGGACAGGAGGGGACTGGGGCTGCATGGCAGCTTCTCAGGCTGAGCCAAGGAAGAAGCTCATCCCTCCCACCAGTGAGCcttgggcaggggcagagggtaTTTACCCACTATCTCCCCAGCCCTCATTAACCTCTGATTCACCAAGGAGGGGAGGGCAGTCCaactgggggtgggatggggaaaTCGGGGCTTCAGTCACTGTCAGACCCCACTGCAGAGGAGCCTTTCCGTTTCCGCTTGGTGGGCTTCGGTTTTGTGTCTTCTTCCTCCTGAAAGAGGTGAAGGGAGGGGGTCAGTCATCAGCCTGAGCAGCTGctggatccagccccacctgctCCCAATGCTGCTGCCGTGCAGAAGTGAGGGCTCTCACCGAGGCACTGCTAGAGCCTGACTCTTCCTCGGCATTGGGGGGCTGGGTGGCATTCTTCCGACTGCGGGGGCTGGACAGAGCTGCTTTCCTCCGGCTCTTGGGTGGCTTGGTGGATGAGTCCTCATATTCCTCAGCCAGAGAAAAGAGATCGCTGAACCTGAGGGAAAGAACATGCCCTCACATTCCTCCCAGGCTCTTCTCTGTCCCCTGCAGGGTGGGTTCTACTTCTCTTCaaccccatcctcctccccagcAGGGCCCCTCTCCTAGGCCTCCCAAGGCTTCCCAGGCCATAAGTGCCAGAAGCCTTACTTCATCTTGTGGGCCTCATCACAGCTAGCCTGGACGTGCTGCAGGGCCTGGAGAATCGGAGTCTGGCTAAAAACTAGAGGGAAAGAAGGCCTGTGAGAAGTGGCAGAGCCCCCTCAGCTCttggcccctgcccccccccccgcctccaggACTGGTCTGGGCCGGAGTAGCACTAGGGGCATGGTACATACAGTTCTGTTTGGTGTTGGTCAGGTTGAGACGCAGGTTGTCCAAGTGCTCGAGGATCTGCTCCAGAGTCAGCTGGGCCAGCTTGCTGCTGGAGCTCCTCAGGCTGCAGGGAAGGCACCCAGCCAGAGCCTGAGCCCCAGAGCAGGGCTGAGGCAGTGTATGCCACCCTCCCGACCAGGGTCCCTCCTGAAGGTGGGCACAGCCCAGACAAGGGAAGGGTAGGGTGGAACAGGACCCACCACTGGGCActaggaaaggaggggaaaggctGGGGTGGGCCTGTACACCAGGCAGCGTCAGACCACTAGGTGTCACCCACGAACCAAGAAAGACCAGCCCTGGCACTGGCCTGTGGATGTGGGCAGCCCCCACGGGGCCCAAGGCCCACCTCTGCCTCTTGGCCCACCTCTGCCTCTTGCGGGGGAGGCTGTTGTTCTTGATGAGCAGGGACTTGATGTGCTCAGCCAGCAGCTCATCATGCTTCATGCACCAGTGCCTCAGGATGCTGGTGGTGAACTGGTCGTCGGGGTGGCAGGGTCTGCTCAATACCATCTTCACCATCTCCTCACTCGGCCTGGGGAGcatgagaggggaggagggtcccCTGCTCACACAGCTGACCTGAGGGTCCCTTGGTTACTCCCACCTGCTTACTCCCCAACCTGAGTTGCCGTAGCCTCCTGCTCTCacaccctctcccctcttctcctggGGCCAAGGAATGCTGGTTTCAGCCTTAGCTGAAGCCAGGAGGCAGAAGGGATTCTTGGGTTCCTGCTGTCATAGCTGGCATGCACACTGGGGAGGCGGCTCACCAACGCTCCCTCACCTTGCCCAGAACAGTCAGGAAATGGGCCAGGGTGGTAAAAGGACTGAAGTCTGCAGCCTGAGAAGGCACAGGGAAGGGGACTGGTAAGACACTGCCCTGAGCCCGCCCACTTCCTTCAGGAAGTTCTGTGCCACTTTCTGCACCAATGCCTGACACActgaggtgggagggaggcaggaaggtaggaaggaaaggTGCACAGTCGCTGCCCTGCTCATCTAGGCTATTGGAAAAGTGCCGTTCCCCCTGCAGGCCCCACCCTTGTAGTCCCCACAGCCTCAGGGGCCTCAGGGGCCTCAgcggaggaggggtggggagcaggaaaGCCGGATATCCGTCCAtgcaccccacccctcctcccagggctggggcagggggcagggaggtaaAGTCCAGAGGAAGCCCACATCCCAGGGGAGCTGCTAGTTTGTAAAtcactggggggaggggcagaataAGCAGATGTCCCCAGTAGGAAAAACCCTGGCCAGCCCCCAGCCGGAGCAGCAGTGTCAGAGCCCCAGGATGCTCCTCTCTGGGAGGCTGTGACCCGGAACTAGAGTCTCAAAGTAGAACTCACTTCTCTCTTCGGAGCTGAAGCAGCAGGCAGGACAGGGCCTCCGGATGCTctgtgggggagggcagaggctgctCAGAGGGCTGTGTAGCTCCAGGAAAAGTCGGTACCTCTCCCATCCCCTAGTCAACAGCCACTCGGAGGAATGGACAGTCTTCCCTAAGGGGCCTGGACCGTCCCCTGCGTCCAGAAACTCCCGAGGCTGTGCCTGCTCAGAGCAGGCTTGCAGGGCTCAGGTGGAGAGCCCAAGGGACTGACTGCAGGAATGGAGGGTCAGCAGTGGGTCTGCTCACCCAGGAGCCAAGGGGCCCAGCCTTGCCCCAGAGGGCCTGGGACTGTCCTTCTCCCAGTtctccctgctcccagccctACTCACCTTTGTATTTGAGATGCTGCAGGATGGGGATTATGGTCTCCAGGGGGATGTTGTGGGCCAGAAAGAGCTGCCAGGCACAGTACTGCTCAAAGGTCTCCCAGTCCAGGCTCTGGACTGCAGGGGACAGAGAAGGGCAGGCGTGCTCGCTCACGGGAGTGTGCTAGGCTCTCCTCTCTCctacacacacctacacacacacagggcTAATCCACAGACCAGCAGCAACCCAAGCAGGCAGGTACACAGGTGTGGTACACAGGTGGTGACAGTGATCCTAACACCACAAGGGCTCTCCCTTTCCATACTGTTATTTTCAAAGACTTCATGTGGCTTCTATCGTCCCACCAGCCCTGAGGTGGGAAGGCTACAGCTTAAGCAAGAGTCGAACCCATAGATACCAAGAGACCTCAGAGCAGGGCATCTACCCCACTCTCAGCCTCAGACCCAGGGCCTCAGGTCatgcccctgccccagggagcagggcctgCTCACTTACTGAGTATGTTGAGGACAGAGTCCTTTCGAAACATAACCAGGTTCCCCATCATCACGTGGCAGACCAACTCCtggagctgaggaggaggaggaggaaggtcaAAGCCATTGCTTCTAAAAGCAGCCAGGAAGCcagaaggagcagcagcaggagggctCCCATGGGGAAAAAACCAGAGGAAGGGAAAACCTAGTTCAAAGGCACAGGCAAGTCTCTGCAGGATGGAGAGGCTTGTGAAGAACAGCTGAAGGCCCCAGTGGGGCAAAAACAGTTAAGACTGTATGAGCGGTTTCCATGTCCTGACAGGGGGAGAACGGGCAAATTGTCTAGCTGGCCATTGTCTGTGCCAGCCAGAGcctgaggaggagggacaggctCTAGAAGGCTGAGCTCTGAACTCAGGTGTGggcaagagggaggcagaaaaagagggcTCTTCTGTCCTAAGTGGGGCAAGTGAGTGGAGAGGAAGCGTAGACACAGAACCTCAGTTAGGAGAAATGCTGCAGCCTCCTGAGGCCCTATACATGGTGGGAAGGTCAATGGCCTGTTTTCACCCGGAGCCCTGGGGACAGATAGttgagagcttaaaaaaaaaacaaaacaccccaccCTCCTCACTTTCCGTGTGGAACTGGAGTCCCTGCCTCCCTGGAGACCCATTTCCCTTCTAGCCCCCAGGCCTGAACCATGCACAGGTGcataccccacccccccaggcccaggcctcccAGGATGACAGCCCTTGGAGCACCTGTGCAGAGTCGATAACAGCCACGATCATGTTCAGCAGCTCACCACTCCGCAAAGTCTCATCTGGAAACTGGACAGAAAATGAGGGAAGGTGGGGAAAGAGTCCGTGGTGCACCCCTTGGTATGTACCTCCTaatcccctcccctttcctcccacaTGCTCAGGGGGTGTCTGGGTTAGCCAGACGTGGGATCCTAACACAAACACCTACACAAAGATCCACAGCTGTAAAGCCAGGACTGTGACCCTTCAAGAACCCGAATTTGCTATTTGTGTTCACAGCACGaagagtgtgtgagtgtgcacgcGTCTCCGGGAAGAATGGGGAGCCATCTGGAGATAAAGATAGAATTGAGGAGGACTGGTTGATAGGTAAGTGCTGTGTGGCAGCAGTAACAAAATAAGCATtttgggacccctggatggctcagtggttgagctctgatcctggagttcaggaattgagtcccacatcaggctccctggggggggaagggctgcttctccctctgccaatgtctctgctgctctctctcatgaatagataaataaaatcttaaaaaaaaaaaaaaaaaagcatttgcatCTAATGTATATTAACTCCCAGCCAAGGAGAAAAGTGCACAGTGTGAGTGTTCAGGGTACATGAGGGCAGGCAGGATACCTTCCTGGGGAGACCCACCGACCAGGGAGGGAGTAGAGGATGAAAGTGCCCTATGATGGGCTCATACCCCACCCCCCCTGCAGTATTTGGCTGAGACCACAGTTCCTCGGGTCAAACCCATACCCCCGTGCCCAGATATGCCTGTTCCCAGGGACTTTCACTAAGAAGAGTAAGGGCTGATACCCTGTCCGACGTCCCAGTCCCTAGAAAAGACAGTGAGTGAAGGTGGGAAGTGAGCATCGAGTCCCCACCACAAAGGCCTGGTCTTTGGGAACCACCAGAGAAACTGAGGGTGAGCACTGAAATGGCAAGAAGCCTGCAGTGTGTGAATGTGGTCTTGGTCGGGGGCTGAAGCTGAGAAGCCAAGTGTGGAGGCCCAGATCCCAGCTCACGCCACAAAGCACAGGATAGGAATTCTGGgggttttagatattttttaagctTTGATGGGAGGGTGGGTAGGTAGGAGTGGTGAGAGAAAAAATGGCCTGCCGTGGCCAGCAGAGGTAGGTGAAAGAGGGTCAGGGttgcacacagagagaggtgcagTCTCGTGAGCCCACCCCACATAGCTGCACATGAGGGCAGGCAAGATGTGGCCTTGTCCCAGAGGGACTCCATCAGAGACACTGACCTCCGTGTAGATGGAGGGTGTTAGGTGGCACAGCAGTCGCACGTCATCCTCTTGGCAGGCCTTCATGTCCATCATTAAGCAGGTGTGCAGATCAcccagctgtgtggcctgggcAAATGACTCGTACAGGTTCATCTTCCCAGCAGCGGCTTTGCTGCAATAGCAGGTAGGACTAAGCCAGCAGCCAGCCCCAGACATCCCCCAGGTAGGCCCTCCTTTACAATCCCTTTGTTGCCCCGGATGGATGCATTGGGTTCATCAGTCTCctggccctccccccaccccgccctcccctccttcccctatgCTCCAGACGCAGGGCTGACCACAGTTAATGAAGCTGCTAACTGGTGAGGGTTGAAAGCTACTTCTGCTTTCTGGGCTCTAAGCAATGAGGGCAACCATATACGGAAGCCCCCACCTCACATCCTGATCAAAACAACTCAAAAGGACTCAGAGGCCCAAATGTAAGAACTGAAACCATACCACTCCAagaggaaaacacaggagaaaatctacaTGACACCAAAACCACAGTACCAGGAGAAAAACTGGACTCTTCAAAATGTAAAGCTTCTGTGTTTCAAAGGATGCcatcaaggaagtgaaaagacaactcacaaaatgagaaaatatttgcaaatcttgtttcataaaggacttgtattcagaatatatatataaaaaactcttaagggatgcctgggtggctcagcagttgagcacctgccttcgacccagggcgtgatcctggagtcccgggatggagtcccacatcgggctccttgcatggagcctgcttctttctctgcctctctctctctctctctctctctctctctcatgaataaatagaatattaaaaaaaaaaaaaactcttaaaaatcaacaataaaaggatgaataactccaattaagaaacagaagaggaagagcacctgggtggctcagctcctGACTTTAAGGTaataggatcgagccccacactggctcCATGCTTGGTAGgaggtctgcttgagactctctctccctctgtgcatccCCCTTGCACACTCTCCCTTTGCGTGTCCCTGATGCAAACACACagtcttctctctcaaataaataaataaatcttaaaacaaaaacagggacgcctgggtggctcagcggttaagcatctgcctttggctcggggtgtgatcctagaatcccaggatcgagtcccacgttgggctccctgcatggagcctgcttttccctctgcctgtgtctgtgtctctcatgaataaataaataaaatcttaaaaaacaaaacaaaaaactagaagatctgaacagacatttcacccaAGAAAATATGCAACTGACCAatgacaagcacatgaaaagacactcaacatcattagccaccaggaaaatgcaaatcaaaaccacaacaagacaGTACTTCACACCCAACAGGATGGCTATACTGAAAAAGCCAGACAATAACAAGTGCTGGGAAGCACGTGAAAAAATCAGAACTCTCCACGCTGCTGGTGGTTGCAGTTGCTTTGGTAAAGAGTTCAGCAGTTCCTCAAAGTTAAAGATGGAGCTACTGTTTGATGACAATTCCACTCTTAAGGTGTATATGCCCAGGAACACGGAAAACTATCCAGGTAAAAATGTGAATGTGCATAGCAGCTCCTTTCACAACAgacaaaaaagtggaaacaaatcaaatgtccatcaatgcgTGAACAGATAAATTGCAGGATCTAGACAATGGAGTGTTATTTGGTCATGAGAAAAAGTCCTGACACATGCTGCAGCAGGAGTAAACCTCAAAAACGTTACACCAAGTGATGAAAGCCAGTCATGAGAAACCACACactgtacaattccatttacatgaaatacaCAGAAGTCAATCTATataaagacagaaagcagatccaTGATTGACAGGGGTGAGGTGAGAGAATGAGAAGGTGATTGCTAAATGTGACTGGATTTTTCAGGCGGTTGATGAAGATGTTCTAATTTAGCCAGCAGCAATAATCATACAACTTTGCAAATATACTTTAAACCACTGAATTGTGGTTTTAAAGctattattggggatccctgggtggcgcagtggtttggcgcctgactttggcccaggacgcgatcctggagacccaggatcgaatcccacatcgggctcccggtacatggagcctgcttctccctctgcctatgtctctgcctctctctctctctctctctctctctctctgtgtgactatcataaataaataaaaattaaaaaataaataaataaataaagctattattaaaaaaatccagggacgcttgggtagctcagtggttaagcatctgtctttggctccaggtgtgatcctgaagtcctgggattgagtcccatatcgggctccctgcatggagcctgcttctccctctgcctatgtctctgcatctctgtgtctctcatgaataaataaaatcttaacaaacaaacaaacaaacaaaaacccccaacaACACATGGAAAGGTCCCAGTGGTGGGGCAGGGCAGTCAGCACACATAGGAAAGGCTCTCCAGGACACCTGCTCCATGGGGAGATTGTACCCACCTGGCCCTCAGATAGTACAGCAGGTGGTAGCCAATCTTGGGCTGTTTCTGATAAAGCTCAGAGAGAAGatccagaagcagagagaagctgCTGTTGTCTTCCTGCATCTGGCACAGGTTCCTGGAGGTGGGAGATGGGAAGAAGGGAGCAGACCCTCCTGTGGAGCCTCAGTAGAGGCTTGGGCCTTCTGGAAAGGGGGTCCCATCACCCCAGGAGAGAGTATATGACTGCTGACAGGAAGGACAGATGGCCCAGCAGCTGGGTCCTTACCTAAATATTAGGTAGAGAGGCTTCCCCACAGACTCCTCCAGGGACCTGCAAAAGGTGGTAACATCTAAGATCCGTGAGTGGAGAAGACAGGCTGCAGGCAGACCTTATGGAGGCTGGATGCCAGAGTCCCCTTTCCTAAGCAAAGGGCAACTTCCTGCCGCCTCACAGGCTTGGTCACAGGGAAAGCAGGTTCCTAACATACACCACAGTCTAGGCTGTGACTCATTGAAAATGAGATTCCGGGGGCACCAGGCCGGCTCAGTTGGAGaagcatacgactcttgatcttggggtttggGTTTGagcccccatgttgggtatagagattacttaaaaataaaatcttaaaaaaaaaaagaaaaagaaaatataattcctGCCCCTCAGGGAGGGTCCAGGACAAGGGTCCAGTCCTATCTACGGTGCACATCCCTGCCCCACGCTCCACATTCAGCAGACAAAAATGAATCCTTGTTTAAGTAAATCAGCACATGAGAGATTAAGAACAaatgaagaggggcacctggctggctcaggcaatggagcatgtgactcctgatctcagggtctgagttcaagccccacactggggtagagattgcttgaaaataaaattattaaaaaaaaaagtgaaatgattaTTTCTCTCAAGTCCACAGCAAGATGTCTCCTGGACTAAGGCCCTAAGAACCCACTTCTGGCCCCTGGAGACCAGCAGGGGTCAGGAAAGATAAGCCTTACTCCTCAGTGATCTCCTCTGGTAACACCTCCCCTCGAAAGTGTGCCTTGAAGAGCTCCTGCAGGCAGGAAGCAAGGACGGACAGTTGCTCGGAGTCAAAGTCTTCCTGGTGGTGAGAAAGTGAGTGGCGTCACCACAGGACCTAGAGCCTCTACACAATATGCTTCCAACTCCAGGACCCACAAAGTGCTGCTCTGTAGTGGGGACCCattgggggcaggagggacaggaaggaaggagccaGCTGCCTGGGCGTGGAGGGAAATCTGCACAGGGTAGGCTGGGCTGCTtcctcctgggggtggggaacCTCCTCACCTCTAGGACCTGGTCCACGATTTCCTGCATGACCTCACACTGGGCCTCAGTGTCACTGTCATATGGGATGGAGAGGAAACATCAGAGATGTAAATGGCAGCTGAGGGCAGGACACACGCCCAACACAACCCACTCACAGACAAAACAAAGGAGCTCTGTGTGAATCTAGGCTTGGGTAGGGGAGGCTTTAGGCCAGAATTTGGGGCTCCCCCGGCAGAGGCCCTAAGAGCAGGGAAATCTCCACTATCCTGCTTTGGTTCTCAGAAGCTGTAGAGTGTGATCTGGGTGCCCACTTGACCCAAACAGCAGAAGATACCCCCAGAGCCTCCAAAACCCCACCCTACCCTGGTCCTCCCACCACCCCACGCAGTAGCGGGCAGAAAGCCTGGGGCTGAGCCTCTTGAGGTAGAGGGCAGGAgctgcacccacctccccttctggaGCTGGAGCACTTTGTCCCTGAGGGACTCATCCAGTTGGTCAAGGTAAGGGGTGATATCAACCGGCTCCTCCACAACTGTCTCCTTGATAGGGTGGAAGCGAAACTCCCTCTTCTTTCCTGAAGGGAAAGATTCAGGACAGCAGTCTTTTGCCCAGACTCCAGCAACAGGGGCAGCGCCACATGCCGGCGGTGCAGAGAGCCCTCGGCATGTGCCCTGGACATGTGCATACTCAGCCTCAGGGGCCACggttcctccttcccctcctgcttcAGGGCTGAGGGTGGGGCTCTGCGCCCTGGACTCCCACCCACTAGCCCTGCTGACGAAATGAAGTCAGGGGGCTAAGGCAACAGAGAAGCTGCTCCAGCCACCCCCGGTCCTCTCGGGGCCAGGACCAGGGCTGCGCCCACCTCTGCTGCCCAGGTCTTCCTCATCGTCACTGAAGGCTGCCTCTGCGTTGTCGTAGCAACCCTCATCCTTGTCGGACATGTGGTTATCCATCTCCACAGAAACCGGTTCCTCAAGTTTGACTGGAAGGAGAGACAAGGCAGTCTGAGGGTCTCCAGTGACCTAACatgctgggctgggggcaggggacaggggcctcTACAGAGTTCATGACCAAAATGGACTATGGACCCTGGAAAGACAGACATCTGGTCCTCACAACCTTCCACAACTCGCAGGGGAATCCTGTCAGGAACAAGAATGGTGTGGGACATGCCCACTGAGCTCCGCCTGCATTGGCAAGCAGATTGAGACCAGGGACAGCCCCAAGTGCTCTTCCCCTGAAAACCAAGCTGGGAAGCTCTGCTTGGCTTAAGCCTTACACCATAACAAAGAAAGACCTGTGTGTATCACTGGGAGCAAGACTTAAGACCCAGCATGACCACCTCTCATCGGGGCTCGGGGCCCGGgtatgagaagagagaagagctgcAGGAAGTATGTAAGGCAAACACAGGTCCCACAAAAGCCTTCCCTATGGAGGAGAGGCTACTGAGAGAAGATACAGGAGCTGAGGAGCAGGTAAGATTGGATGGAGAGGGAGGACCAAAGAAGACAACACAGAAACACGTTAGAAAGTAGGGAATGACAACCTGGGACAGTCACGAAGGTAGAGAACCGCCCCAGGGTGACAGACATACAGCTCAGGCTGAGCGCCCTGGGTGTCTCCACGCCTCTTCTCAAACAGGTGACAGAATGGGAGGGCCCCATACCTTCCACGGGTGGGCTGGGCGAACTACAGAACTCAGGAAACTTCTCCCTCAGCATTGCCCGCAGCTCCTTATCCAATTTAGGATTGTCAAACAGAGGAGCCAAATGCCTAGTGGGGAACATGAACAAAGGTCAACATCAGAGCTCCTCACTTCGGTTAGAGAGAAGTCTATGCCAACTAGTACGACTCAGACTCCTGGACTATGCTGGCAAGACAGAAATTCCTCTAGGAGTCATCCTAGCAGTCTGACACAGAGCCATACTTTCTGTACCACTCAAAAAAGGGTCAGCAAGGGGTATGACAGTATCAGAATGTGCCTGACCTAGTGACATATGAGAAAACAGCCTCCCCCGTCTATAGACACATAAAGTTCTTACGCCAAGACCCGTTTCTCCACAATGTGGTTGAGGGAGGAGAACACACCCTGTCGCACATGGCCCTCCAATGGTGGATAGAAGTTGGGAATGatctggaagggaagaaaagaagagagaataagcaCACAACACAGAGTGTTCTGCTGAAGTAGAGCTAAAAAGCTGCTTTGGTTCTGAAAAGGAAACACTGGGGAGGATGGCTGCAGAAAGGTCTGGAATATTCCTCACCATTTCAGGTTACTAAAATGGCTCATTCTTTCTAGACCTAGCTGTTCCTCAGAGAGACTGGATTCTACCTTAAGTCAttatccctgagatcaagaaagACATGGAAAGACGTGGTAGGAATATGGAAGGGGAGCATTCATTAACCTGAGGGGCAGGACCTATGACCACAGCTGCTCCCATGACGAAGGGCACTTACGGGCCCATAAGGTGAAGGGACACACACTTACACGGCACATGAAGTCCAGGAGTGTGGCGGTGATAGCTGGGTGTGGCTTCATGGAGTGGTGCATGACCAGGATAGCTGGTTCTGGGGAAGGGGGAATTAAAGAGCCCCCACATCAGACAGTCCATTCCCAGTTCCATGAAACAAGGCATCAGTCGATACATAGGAATGGTTTGA harbors:
- the INTS3 gene encoding integrator complex subunit 3, whose amino-acid sequence is MELQKGKGAAAAAASGAAGGGGGAGAGAPGGGRLLLSTSLDAKDELEERLERCMSIVTSMTTGVSEREANDALNAHVCKGPPQHEEICLGLFTLVLTEPAQAQKCYRDLALVSRDGMNIVLNKINQILMEKYLKLQDTCRTQLVWLVRELVKSGVLGADGVCMTFMKQIAGGDVTAKNIWLAESVLDILTEQREWVLKSSILIAMAVYTYLRLIVDHHGTAQLQALRQKEVDFCMSLLRERFMECLMIGRDLVRLLQNVARIPEFELLWKDIIHNPQALSPQFTGILQLLQSRTSRKFLACRLTPDMETKLLFMTSRVRFGQQKRYQDWFQRQYLSTPDSQSLRCDLIRYICGVVHPSNEVLSSDILPRWAIIGWLLTTCTSNVAASNAKLALFYDWLFFSPDKDSIMNIEPAILVMHHSMKPHPAITATLLDFMCRIIPNFYPPLEGHVRQGVFSSLNHIVEKRVLAHLAPLFDNPKLDKELRAMLREKFPEFCSSPSPPVEVKLEEPVSVEMDNHMSDKDEGCYDNAEAAFSDDEEDLGSRGKKREFRFHPIKETVVEEPVDITPYLDQLDESLRDKVLQLQKGSDTEAQCEVMQEIVDQVLEEDFDSEQLSVLASCLQELFKAHFRGEVLPEEITEESLEESVGKPLYLIFRNLCQMQEDNSSFSLLLDLLSELYQKQPKIGYHLLYYLRASKAAAGKMNLYESFAQATQLGDLHTCLMMDMKACQEDDVRLLCHLTPSIYTEFPDETLRSGELLNMIVAVIDSAQLQELVCHVMMGNLVMFRKDSVLNILIQSLDWETFEQYCAWQLFLAHNIPLETIIPILQHLKYKEHPEALSCLLLQLRREKPSEEMVKMVLSRPCHPDDQFTTSILRHWCMKHDELLAEHIKSLLIKNNSLPRKRQSLRSSSSKLAQLTLEQILEHLDNLRLNLTNTKQNFFSQTPILQALQHVQASCDEAHKMKFSDLFSLAEEYEDSSTKPPKSRRKAALSSPRSRKNATQPPNAEEESGSSSASEEEDTKPKPTKRKRKGSSAVGSDSD